Within the Methanomicrobium sp. W14 genome, the region CATAAAATTTTATTGAAAAATAAATCACCTTTGTTAGCTGTTTTCACTTATATATTCCATAATTTCAGCATTTTTTGGCATTAAATATCCTATAGTAAATCCTTTTACGTCAGTTCCCGCGTAGACATATATTCTGGCTCCTTTTTTTGCACTATAATTATAGTATTTCAAATAATCAGAAGAGTTGCGGGTGTTTAGATCATCATATAGAACAGGGAATACCTTTTCTATTGATTTATACGGGTTATGCGATGAACCAAGCTGGCAGAATGAGTTGTCTTTCATCATGTACGCTTCTCCGTCATTGCCCATAAGTAAAGACCTTGAAAGGTATTCGCCGGTTATTTCATTGCATTTTGTTATTATCTGGAGGTGTCCGTCGTCATTTTCAATGACCATGCCTGCGGTGTACCTTGGTGAACTTATTGTCTCGGCTTCTGCACCAGCAACAGGTGCCGGGATTGTTTCATTAATTTTTTGAGTTGTATTCTGTGTTTTTTCAGGGACTGTCGTGTTAGTTTTATTGCTTGTCGCAGTTTCATTAATTTTTTGAGTTGTATTCTGCGTTTTTTCAGGGACTGTCGTGTTAGTTTTATTGTTTAGCGTAGTTTCACTGATTTTTTGCGTAATATTCTGCGTTTTTTCAGGACTCCTCGCAGGAATTATATTGTATACAGCAATTTCACTGATTTTTTGCGTAATATTCTGCGTTTTTCCAGGAGTTATCGTGGGAGTTGCGTTGTATACCATGGTTTCATTGATTTCTGTTGAATTTTGTATTTCTTTCAGTACGTTGGCAGACGCCTGGTATCCAGTACAGCCTGCAAAAAAACAAAATACTAAAAGAACGACCGGAATTAATGCTATAGCCAGACAGTTAAAAATTTCAGCCATACAACTAAATGCATATCAATAAAGATAAGTTTTGCGGCAAAAGAAGTATTTTTTTTAGAGTCCCAGGTAGTCCCTTGCAGGTGCAAGGACTTCTATAAGGCCCTCTGTGCATGCCGATTTTAAGTCTGCGGGATGAATTTCGCCTTTTGCATATGAAGTCTCGCATTCCCCGTATGATATAATCTCACGGTCCCCCCCGAATTTTTCAGGGCGCCTGAGCGTTATGGAATCAAGTCTTGGGAAGACATGGTATTTGAGTACCTGCAAAACCGGGTTTTCCTCGATTTCAGGCGGGCAGAATGCCTTTTTCATTTTTTTTCTTATATTATCCTCGGTGTCTGCGACTGAGATATAGTTGCCCTCTGAAGAGGACATTTTTTTGCCGTTAAGGCCGTTTAAAATCGGTGTGTGCATACAGACCGGTGTTTTCGCCCCTATTGACGGGAGATACTCGCGTGCAAGCATGTGAATTTTTCTCTGGTCGATTCCGCCGAGAGCAAGGTCTACACCAAGAGTATGGATATCAACCATCTGCATTATCGGGTAGACCATCTGGGATACATGAGGTGCGTCCATGTTTCTTCCGACCTCATCCATGCTTCTCGTCGCACGGTTGAGTGTTATCTGCTGCGCAAGCTTTAGGACATTGAGCTGGTATTCAGGATTTAACTCGACATCCGTTCCGAGTACAAACTCGACGTTTTTTCCTTTAAGTCCGACAGCTTCAAAGCAGCGGCGGTTGTATTCTGCAAGCTCCCTTACCTTTTCCATGTCGCCTTTCTGGTTTAAAAATGCGTGAAGGTCTGCCAGAAGAACCTTTACCTTAAATCCTGCCTCACGAAGGTCCATCAGTTTGTTTATTGTGACGAGGTGTCCGAGGTGAATCTCCCCTGAAGGTTCGTATCCTGTATATACTGATTTTTCAGGTTTTTTCAAAAGCTCCTTTAATTCGTCCTCTGTTACGACTTCAACAGTATTTCTTATTGCAAGTTCGTATGAATCCATCCATTATAATTTTTGCATGGATGGAGGATTAAGGTATTTGTGGGTTTTGCTCTTCAAGAAATTTTTGCATCCTTGTCTTGAATATTTTGAATATTTGAAAAGAATGTTTTGTTGTAGATTTATTCTGCATATTGCAGTGTTATATTACTGAAGAGAGATACCTGTCAGTCATGGAAGAAACGGGTAATAACCAGGAGACTGAGAGAAACGAAAAAAAGGCTGACTATGCCGTTCTTGAATTTTCATCCGGCTACAATTGCTCGCAGTCCGTATTAAGTGCATTTGCGGCTGAAATGAATGCCTGGAAGGATGATGCCGTAAAATACGCGGCAGGCTTCGGCAGCGGTATCGGGACGGGAAAAACATGCGGTGCATGCACGGGCGCTGTTATGGCGGCAGGCCTTTATACGTCGGGAATCGAGGACAATGACGAGAGAAAGAGCCGTACATACGGTATTGTGAGAGAATACTTTAAAAAATTTGAAGAAAGGTTCGGGAGTTCTGACTGCAGGCAACTCCTCGGCTATGATATCATGGACAAGGAAAAGGTGAAATCACTTCCAGGGGATAAAAGTCCGAAAACTTTCTGCCGGAAATTTGTCAGGGAAAGCGTTATGATTATGTCTGAAATCATTGATGAGGACAGGCTGAAAAACCAGGAATAAATATATTTTGAAGATTTTTCTGAATACCTGTTTATTAGTGGTATTAAAGGTAATTTCTTTTGAAAATAAAGTCAGTCATAACAGATTTGGTCCGAAAATCCTGGTTTTTGGATTTTAACTGAAAAACAGGAAAAAATAAGATGCACCAGACGTTTGCATGTGCATGGACAATCGCCTTTTGTGCATCATGTGTCTTCCCTAAAACATTTCTTAGGATATCACTGGATTTACCAAAACTGACTTTTAATGGCAGACCCGGCGTATTAGGTCTGCCATTCTCCCCCGTTAACATAGTGGTACCCGTTTTTATTTATTCTCTCTCACTATGGGCTTGAACTATCGAAAAGTCAGGACTTAACCGTTCAGAATGAGTCTGAAAGGAAAATTTTCTGCACAAGGATGATATAGGATTTGTGTCCAATATAACTTTCATATGTCCAAAATATTAGACATAACTGAGAACCACCTGAAAATACTTTCACTGTACACGAATGGCTATGACAGTGATTATTATATAAGGGAAATCTGCCGGCATGTTCCTGTGTCCCACGGTGCGGCGCAGAATATCCTGAACAGTCTTGAGGAGAAGGGGGTTTTGTACTCTGAGATCAGAGGCAGGTTAAGGGTCTTTAAGCTCAGGAATACTCCTGCGGCCAAAAATCACATACTGCTTGCAGAAAGCTACAAACGGCTTAAATTTTCGGAAAAATATCCTTTTGCGAACCGTATAATCTACAGGGTTCTTCCGGCTTTCAGCTGCCCGCTTGCCCTTTTCGGCAGCTATTCATCAGGCCTTGCGGAAGAGCATTCCGATATCGACCTTCTCTGCGTGGGGGATTTTGACCTGCCCCTGGTTGAAAAAATATCGAAGATGTTTAGAACAGAGATAAATGTAAAAAAATACAATCAAGAAGTATTTAAGGAGGGCCTTCATGACCACCTTCTAAAAGAGGTCTATAAAAATCACGTATACCTTAAATGCCCAGAATTTTTCGTTGAATGGGGACTTGAAATATGAATGAGATGAACTGGTGCAAGGACAAAAGAAAAGGTCTGAAACTGACCGAACCAAGCGAAAACCTATCGGAAGCCTATTTTGAAAAGGCCGAGGATTCTCTGGCTGTAATGAACTCACTTGACTCGCCTGACTGGATAATTTCGACAGGATACTATTCCATGTATTATTCACTGTATGCCGTTTTGATGAAGGTAGGCGTGAAAAGCGAGATCCATATCTGCACTATAGCGTTTATGAAAGAGTGTCTCCGTGACTTTTTTTCCGAAGAAGAGGCGGAAAGAATGGACAAAGCGAGACTTATGCGGGTCCAGTCCCAGTACTCGGTTACACGTGAGTTTTCGTCTTCCCAGGCCGAAAAAATAGCTACCGCTGCGCCTTTGTTTCTTCTCAAGTGCAGGGACGTCTGCGATAAGATGACACACCCTGATATGGAGAAAATACGAAAGAAAATGGCGGACTGATTGGGTTTTCGGAATAAATTAAAATATTTTTTTAGTTTTGTTTTTTTCTTTTTTCCTCATACCACTTTCTGCTGAAGGCTGTATAGACGTGCATAGAGTCCGTTTTTTTCAAGCAGAGTTTTGCTGTCGCCTTCTTCTGCAATTCTTCCTTTGTCAAGAACAACAATCTTGTCGGCTCCTGCGATTGTTCTCATACGGTGG harbors:
- a CDS encoding C-GCAxxG-C-C family protein, whose translation is MEETGNNQETERNEKKADYAVLEFSSGYNCSQSVLSAFAAEMNAWKDDAVKYAAGFGSGIGTGKTCGACTGAVMAAGLYTSGIEDNDERKSRTYGIVREYFKKFEERFGSSDCRQLLGYDIMDKEKVKSLPGDKSPKTFCRKFVRESVMIMSEIIDEDRLKNQE
- a CDS encoding tyrosine--tRNA ligase, producing MDSYELAIRNTVEVVTEDELKELLKKPEKSVYTGYEPSGEIHLGHLVTINKLMDLREAGFKVKVLLADLHAFLNQKGDMEKVRELAEYNRRCFEAVGLKGKNVEFVLGTDVELNPEYQLNVLKLAQQITLNRATRSMDEVGRNMDAPHVSQMVYPIMQMVDIHTLGVDLALGGIDQRKIHMLAREYLPSIGAKTPVCMHTPILNGLNGKKMSSSEGNYISVADTEDNIRKKMKKAFCPPEIEENPVLQVLKYHVFPRLDSITLRRPEKFGGDREIISYGECETSYAKGEIHPADLKSACTEGLIEVLAPARDYLGL
- a CDS encoding nucleotidyltransferase domain-containing protein, whose translation is MSKILDITENHLKILSLYTNGYDSDYYIREICRHVPVSHGAAQNILNSLEEKGVLYSEIRGRLRVFKLRNTPAAKNHILLAESYKRLKFSEKYPFANRIIYRVLPAFSCPLALFGSYSSGLAEEHSDIDLLCVGDFDLPLVEKISKMFRTEINVKKYNQEVFKEGLHDHLLKEVYKNHVYLKCPEFFVEWGLEI
- a CDS encoding HEPN domain-containing protein, which codes for MNEMNWCKDKRKGLKLTEPSENLSEAYFEKAEDSLAVMNSLDSPDWIISTGYYSMYYSLYAVLMKVGVKSEIHICTIAFMKECLRDFFSEEEAERMDKARLMRVQSQYSVTREFSSSQAEKIATAAPLFLLKCRDVCDKMTHPDMEKIRKKMAD